From the Sporichthyaceae bacterium genome, the window AACGCACGGGTCACCGCCTGGCGGATCCACCACGTCGCGTAGGTGGAGAACTTGTAGCCCTTGGAGTAGTCGAACTTCTCCACCGCGCGGATCAGCCCCAGGTTGCCCTCCTGGACCAGGTCCAAGAACGGCAGGCCGCGGCCGGCGTAACGCTTGGCGATGGACACGACCAGCCGCAGGTTGGCCTCGATCAGTTGCCGCTTGGCGCGGATACCGTCACGCTCGATGATGCCGAGCTCGGCGCGCAGGGTGACCGACAGGTTCGGGTCGACGGCCAGCTTCTCCGCGGCGAACACGCCGGCCTCGATGCGCCGGGCCAGTTCGACCTCCTGCACTGCGGTCAGCAGCGGCACCCGCCCGATCTCGCGCAGGTAATGGCGGACCAGGTCGGTGGCCGGCGCCGAGGACTCCGCGACCGCGGGCAGCGGCTCGTCCTCCGCCTCGGCCTCGGCCTCGGCCAGCTCGCCGGAGGACGGCTCGGCGGCGGTGGTTTCCTCGACCTCGACCTCGACCTCGACCTCGACGGTCTCGGTCAGGACGATCGGTCCACCCGGCGCCGGCAGCAGCGGCCGCTCGCGGGTCTCGACGGGGCACACCTCGGCCGCAGCTTCGCCCGGTGTCGCAACCGCAGGGGCCGGGACGGCCGCGTCGGACACCGCGGCGAGACCGGCCGTGCGAGACGACGTGACGCGAGCCACGACCACCCCTTAGCTGCGTTGATGTGCTTCCCGGGCTTGTTCACAGCTGCGGTGACCACCGTGATGCGTGTGAACGAGCTTGACGGGTTTCAGTGTGTGGTCGAGGGCACTCCCGGCGCCGGGAGTTGACGAAAGACAGGGTCCGGCGCGACCCGATTTGGGAGGATGGGTCCGGTGCGTCCGAGCAAGGACTGCGCCATCAGATACAACTGGATCTTGTATGGGTGAGAACGGCTAACTGACCCCGAATCAGGTCGCCCGCAACGGGTGTGCAGAACTCACAAACCCTCGATGAGCCGTTCCCGCAGACCGTGTCGGAATTGTTCGAGGGCGACCAGTTCGCCGAACAGTTTGGTGTGCTCCTCGGGCCGCTCCACCGGGTTGATGCGCTGCAGCCGACCCGACAGCGCCTCGATCTCCCGACCAACCGCCGCGACCTGAATCGCGGCGAGGAGTTCGGCCGCATAACGCCGGTTTGGTTCCTCCGGGGAATGCGGCGGGTCCACGGCCAGTTCGGCCACCAATCCGCGCACCACCTCGTCCCCGGCGTGCTCCCGTACCCGGCCCACCCACTCCTCGCCCGCCCCACCGGCCACAGTGCCACCGGCCGCGACCAACGCGGCGTGCACTGCGGCGTGGGCGGGAGCACGGAACGCGTCAGGTTCCAATACGTCGAAGCGCGGCCCGAGTAGTTGCGGGTACTGCAGGCCCAGTTTGAGCGCCTCGCGCTCGACCATCAGCGCTGGATCCCGCGGGTCGGGGCGGGCCACGCCGGTATCGCGTTTGGCCGGCGGCGCTGCGGGGGCGGCCTCGCCGCTGTTGCCGCCGCGACGGGCGGCTTGGGCCAACACGGCGAACACCGCGTCGACGTCCATGCCCAGCCACCCGGCCAGCCGACGGCCGTACTCGTGACGCAGCGCGCGGTCGCGAATCTTGATCACCACGGGCGCCGCGGCGTGCAGCGCGGCCACCCGACCCTCGGCCGACTCGATGTCGTGCCGGTCCACCACGCCCCGGATGGCGAACTCGAACAACGGCACCCGCCGCGCGATCAGATCGCGCACCG encodes:
- the rpoD gene encoding RNA polymerase sigma factor RpoD; this encodes MARVTSSRTAGLAAVSDAAVPAPAVATPGEAAAEVCPVETRERPLLPAPGGPIVLTETVEVEVEVEVEETTAAEPSSGELAEAEAEAEDEPLPAVAESSAPATDLVRHYLREIGRVPLLTAVQEVELARRIEAGVFAAEKLAVDPNLSVTLRAELGIIERDGIRAKRQLIEANLRLVVSIAKRYAGRGLPFLDLVQEGNLGLIRAVEKFDYSKGYKFSTYATWWIRQAVTRALADQARTIRVPVHVVEMINKIIRLQRVLHQETGREPTPGEIGLRLDLSTERVLEALRYAQDPVSLHTPIGESEDSELGDLIEDCEAASPADAASVSMLRSDLESILETLGEREKRVVKMRYGLHDGNPHTLEEVGQIFGVTRERVRQIEANTLAKLRHRPAAAELREYLA